The Vanacampus margaritifer isolate UIUO_Vmar chromosome 15, RoL_Vmar_1.0, whole genome shotgun sequence genome contains the following window.
GGACTGTGACACTACCTGAAGCAGAATACCGCAAGCACTACGCGCTGGGCTGTTCTTCTTTCTTGTCTATTTTATAAACTGCCACTGGAAGAGGATGTGAGATGGCTGAAGACTTCCACAGACACAAACCTGCAAACAAATCAGTAGTGTACATTTTTAAGTGTAAGAATCAACCAGatgaaatatttgtaaatattcagTTTCTTGAtagtttttccttcttctttttttttgagcgAATGAACGAGATGCCCGAATTTTGTGATGACCTCTGACAACAGGTGCAGTTTGCAAAGAAAGGGCAACCGTGCTGATTATTTTTTCTCGTTCTCATCGTACTTAGGACCATGTGGAAATTCTGTAGCATACATACACTGTAGCAGAAATTCATCATGCTGATTTCTAAATAAATGCTactcttgatttaaaaaaaaaaaaatcttgtttcatGCCACCCTATGTAATATTTTCATTCTTTCACTTCTAAAGTACACCTTGTTATTAAAGCATACATGATTTGCTTAATTAGGCATAGACGTTAAAGTTAGCCTACCTTTTGTGCGCCACAAAATGGGAGGTGAAGATTCATGGTGAGAGGCCGTCGATGAGCTCACTTCACATGTAGCCATGTTTACATGAAGCCACTTTAATGTGGGTCCGACATGAGGGCTTTGATACCATAAGATgcctcgcacacacacatgaataaGATCTTACAGTTGTTTCGATACTGTCCGAGTGTCCGCACACTGTGTTCCCTGTGTTATGTTTATTCTGAAGAGCAAACAAGGTCATCTGTTTAAGGTCAATGGCACATGCAAGCACATAATAGTAAACACATGCGCATGAACTTCCTGCTCAGATTCCGACGCAAAGTTGCACCTGTtgtctacttttttctttatttttaatggaaacCCGAGAGATTTGAGAAGAAATTTGTTAAAGAGTGgcattttggagaaaaaaaaggtgctaaaaatgtagaaaaaactaTTAAGGTGATGATCTTTATGTTTACTTTAAAAGTTATTATCCACTGTATGCTGTGATACTGATCTGGGAAACATTAAAGACATTCATAGCCAAGTGTGTGCAGCTGGTGTCTTTATTGAAGATGCTATAATAACACCAATAATAAACGTGCAAAAGTGCACACAGCTATCAATATCAATGCACTGGGataaaaagaatgataataatacccccccccccaaccctaaAATGGCCCTCCTGCATACATaagaaaaatatcagaaaataataatcgcTTTTTTGCCATTGTTTGACATAACTGACCACGAGGTGGTGCCAGACCCCGGCGTTTGGCCCACAGCCGGGGTGTACAGtagtttcttttttactttgatttatgtttattatttggAAGTCTTTTGAGGAGGATGCCGACCGACCTACTGTGACGTCACCCTTTATAGGTACACGACACACGCGTTTGTGGCACAGTGGGTCCAATTCGTATGTTTATGCTGTTTGAGCTCGGTTTGCTTTCATTTGATCACCTCCATAGAATTttcccactttcttttttttctcctcattgTGTTATTGTTAATTTGctccgtttttgtttgtttttttaaacacattttcggTGGATTATAAAACGTGTGCGAAATAAATATGGTGTAGAATTTTACTCTACTTCCGGGTTACGGCCGGCCAGTTTTTTGCCAAGATGCTACTATGCTAAGCGAGTTGACAACTAAAGgctaattaaatatataattatctACCGCTGGTAACATTTGCGGGAatgtgtctttaatttaattttgattttgtaatcACATTTGCGATCGTTAGCGTTGCTACAGTTCCTGTTCTGTTCTACTTCCGGGTCACAGCTGCATCCAGGACGGCTTGTGATAGGATGCTACTGTGCTAAGCGACGTGGAAAGACGAAACTATCCTCCAGTTATCAGCCGGAGGTAAGCATTGCTGCAATTACTATTTGATTTAATGTGCAATTGTTGCTCGAGAATATAAATAATAAGGTATTTGCCTGGGATCATAAACCTATTTTCAACGCCTCAATTAGCTTTCAGTGCGATAATGTGTCGCGGGAGTGACATCAAATGGGAGATATTTAGTCAGCGGTGATTCAACTTTTGTCCCAATGCAGCATTTCGGTGGCACATGACCGAGCCTCGCAATTCAGGGATGTCGTCACTCCCCGCGGTCGCCCCCGTGAAACCCTCCGACAGCCCCTGCGCCGTCGACATAGACCCGGTGGAGTACACCCTCCGGAAGCGACTCCCCCGAAAGCTCCCCAAAAGGCGAAACGACGTATACGTCAACATGAAGACGGACTTCCGGGCGCAGCTCGCCCGCTGCCAGAAGCTGCTGGACGGCGGCAGCGGCCACCGGGAGATCTGCGTGCACGGCCTGGGCTTGGCCATCAACCGGGCCATCAACATCGCGCTGCAGCTGCAGGCCAGCAGCCAGGGGGCGCTGCAGCTGGCCGCCAACACCTCTACGGTGGAGCTGGTGGACGACCTGGAGCCGGAGGACCCGGACGAGGCCGCAGAGCCCATGACGCGAACGCGCAACAACTCGGCTATCCACATCAAGGTTTTTTATCCGGATCCGCAGTGAGGCACCGAGAAGCAGCGGGAAGAATCTTTCTTAatttgcatgcatgtgtgtgaattatgttatttttttgggggggggggggggtacccaAAGTATTACTGCCActgtccccaaaaaatctgaaaaatttgACTTCCACATTCTGCAAAACAACTCCAGTTGATGTCactctcttatttatttatttttttttgggggggtgggggggtctaaAGCCAAATTAAAACGTGATACTGAGTGGCAGCAATATTATTTTATGCCTTTTTGAGCATAAATTGCTTTCCATaaacacagaatattgtttacATCTTCAGTGTAATTTTTATATTGTACCTAAAGTTGTGTTTAATGACCACTAGGTGTCAGTAGTGGGTAAGCTTCCCTTAACCTTGGTTTCTCATCAAGTCTCAAAAGTCTTGTGTCcgtaaagtacaaataaaattgagctgtaaaatacagtaatttgtgAGTTTTATTCATCATCCTCACACCAACTGTTGATTCACAAGCAAGAAAGACGAGGACAAACTCCTTGTTTCTATCATTTCTTTATCCAagaataatattttgtatttaaatagcaACTTTTACAGTGATTGGACTCAAAGTGAAAACAGGAAAAGGGAACATGTGCAAACATCCTCAAAAAGCATCTTGCACTTGcgcaacaagtaaaaaaaaatgaaggaaacaACAAGGAAGAAAAGTCGACTAGTTTGGAATAGCTCAACATCCATTTTGACCAAATGACGCAGATTCTGGGGACAGACTGCTTTCGTTTGcaggatgtttttgtttcttttagcAGGCTATCACAGTGCAGGCTCTGCTTGATTGTTTGCTGGACAGATAATGATGGAGCAGTTTCAAGTTCTCATGTCCTCCTAACTGAACTCTGGCTGCCCCGTTCACTGCATCCTCTCTTTGGAAGAATGCAACGGTAGCTTTTCCAAACGTCTGTGAGCCACTCAAAAGATGAACATTGACAAATACAAAGCTAAAAAGTAGAAAATCTGTATAAATAGTCATTAcgcaatgtttacaaaaaaatatgcaaccTGGTCACTGAGTAAAAATGTCAACCACGAGACAGAAAGTATTGTAGGTAATCAATTATCCTCTGGGTCCCGTTCCGTGTTTCACTTTCAAAAGGTTAAACTGTCAGGGAAGAGAAAAACACACCCACGTGCAGTCCGAACTGGCACATACACCAGTGCATTGACACGCAAAGTGCAAGAGCCATGCTACTTCCAAAAGGCTTATTTTGGTCAGCGTATGTCCACGAGGACATTCCAAGGTGCGATTCTCTCCAGCTGTGACTGTTCTTTGCCCTCACATagcttagtttaaaaaaaaaaaagaaaaaaggatggtTGTGgctttgtgcttttgtttttttcttcttaattccACACCACTTCTAGCAGCTAGCAAGTAGGTCAACAGAGGGGAGGCCTTTCTTTCGCCTTGCCAGCACAAAGCGGCTAAAGCTTGGAGTGGGGAGACGGGCCGATCAGCTGACGTCTTGCTGACAGGCCTTCGCATCGGTGAGAAGGAGGCGCACTTTTCCTCGCAGGAAGTTGACGTGCACTTGAAGCAGGTCGGCCGCCGTGGATGCCCGCCATGTGCTCTCCAGGCCCGCCGAGCTCGCTGGAGGCGTGTATTCCTTGAATAACGGAGCCAGAAACATGAATAGACACGTGTAAATAAATCTTCCAAAACAAATGTGTTGTACTACGGAAGCATATCGTATTCACTTGaagtttttataaatatataatttattctatttttcttAGTCTTTTCCCccgttcttctttttttggggcaatatttttcagattttttttttttttttttttaaattcccatttttttcggaatgtttttttttttcctgtttttggggagtattttttttttgttcgcatttttccctgttttttcccccagcaagcttgtttttgtgtatatatttatgggggggtagtttttttttgtttttttttaattgtgttttttgcaatttgtttctgtttttgagatttttttcccctttccggaatatatatattaatgacagaaagaaatacaaaaaaaatgaaagaatttttttttctgaaaaacagaaaaaaaataaatgtttacaaaagcAAAGCCACCAAATACGTAAACATTGCATTCAATTGGGGAAAATActttttctgagtttttttgttaatttttttatgtcataaaatatatgtatttaaaaaagacaatttattaAGAAAGAATAGgaaaaaataatctgaaaacccaaatattttaaaaagaaaaacagttctgaaaaacacaaaaacattgcgaaaaaaaaatctaaatataaacaattccgaaaaacaaaaaaaatattttaaaaagcaaaagcaaagcccccccccccaaaaaaaaacacagaaaaagcaactttttatcctcaagtgaatgcaacatttcaaagttaaatacaactgaactgtactcgGGCTGTGATTCTTTCGTGTCCAACTAGAGAGCATGTGGAGCACATGTGGTAAACATAAAACATGGAGCATGTCCCTTTTTTGTGCAGCTAAAACAGCTCCCAGTCTTCTGGGAAGACATCTGTGGGAAATCTGGAGCATTTTTCAGGTCCAAGATCACTGGAGTAGGTACCGCTCTGTGTTTGGTATTTGCCGGGATTCTTCCACCCGTTCCAAGCAGGCCTCCATGGAGCTCATTTTGTTTGTTCCCTGGGGCGCAGTCATGCCTTCCCCAAACTTTTCCCACAAAGGATACAGACGGTTGTTCAAAATGTCAGTAAGACTAATAACGAGCCCCCCAAACTAATAGGATGATGTTTACGTAGCTTAAAGTCCTAAATTCTAGAGCCTGGCATCATCAATGAAACTGCTATCAGGCAGAACTGAGGCATGTTTGAAAAGCAGTCTGTGTTCCAGAGCACATCAACTAATTTCATCGAAAAGGAGAACAGTTTGGCTCTTGTTttggaacacacacaaaaaaagctcagTTTGGTCAAATTGCAAAGGTCGTTGCGCATTCTAATTCCTATTTGTACTAGTAACATTTAGATCAGGGCTCAACAACATTAtacattgtacagtatattaataaCCTGACTAAAACAAGGTcctaataaaatgttatttttctaaatttatTGCCCCAGTAGGGCTCTGAGATATGTAGACCAGAGTACAAACTAAACACGGCGATGCAGCATTTAGCTGCTATGCTGCAAATGATTTgaaaacattgttaaaaaaacaaaaaacaactatgCTTTATCTCCCATACctatgattaatttttttttttttttacaaaatgttgttCTTGTGCTTTACAGTCTATTAGTTATAAGCCCATgcctttactttaaaaaaaaaaagttctttgtTACCTCACTGGTCTGAACAgagtctgattaatattgtgtttgtgtaattaGAATTGAGATGAGTCCATTActctgaaaacaggtgagctgtggcattcgcaatgcgagcccgagtgCAGTTGACGAATGCCATGGATGAAAATGGGTTTACCTGCTTCATTCTAattcaacaaacacaatattaatccgaCGGTTGCACAGGTGGGGGGGgatcaaacaaaaaactattgcCAAAGATTCCCCTTTAAAGCCACGCTCGGTTGACCGCTCAAAGATCAGAAGCGTGTCCCAACTCACCGGAATGTTGAGGCTGCGCAGCACGGCCTTGATGCTGAGCACGTTCCTAACCAAGTTGTCGATGTGGCCGTGCAGCGCCGCGTTGGTGACGGAGCTGCGCAGCAAACTGAGACCCTGCTGCAGAAGCCACAGGCCGCACTGCACTTCCTGGGCTTTCTCCATggcctggacaaaaaaaaaaaaaacgtaagtaGCACGCTTAAAGTACACGTCGGGAAGAactggaggcaaaaaaaaaatgtcttacgtTTTTCTTCTCCCAGACATCAAAGTCTACTCTGGTTTGAGGAATGCTGACGGACTGGGACAGGGTGCATCCATCCCGGCATGACTTCTAAGGAGACAAGTGCAGGGTTGATGCAATGGCACGGTCCGAATTGGCAATCAATCGCCTCACCATGGCCGCTTCGGCGTCTTGCGCTTCCTTGATGAAATGGTTCAGGACCCTCAGGTCGCAGATGGGCCTCAGCGGGGATGGTAGGCTTGGGCAGGTCCACTCCAACACCATCAACAGCAAGGCAAGTAGTCCTGGAAGAAAACGCTCGGTCGTgatgcttcttaactcattcactgccataattcataaaaaaaaaaaaaattaaaaaaagattattaaataaaaatta
Protein-coding sequences here:
- the epoa gene encoding erythropoietin isoform X3, coding for MDFPGLLALLLMVLEWTCPSLPSPLRPICDLRVLNHFIKEAQDAEAAMKSCRDGCTLSQSVSIPQTRVDFDVWEKKNAMEKAQEVQCGLWLLQQGLSLLRSSVTNAALHGHIDNLVRNVLSIKAVLRSLNIPEYTPPASSAGLESTWRASTAADLLQVHVNFLRGKVRLLLTDAKACQQDVS
- the epoa gene encoding erythropoietin isoform X1 gives rise to the protein MNRTAERHAVEDLRHSGLLALLLMVLEWTCPSLPSPLRPICDLRVLNHFIKEAQDAEAAMKSCRDGCTLSQSVSIPQTRVDFDVWEKKNAMEKAQEVQCGLWLLQQGLSLLRSSVTNAALHGHIDNLVRNVLSIKAVLRSLNIPEYTPPASSAGLESTWRASTAADLLQVHVNFLRGKVRLLLTDAKACQQDVS
- the epoa gene encoding erythropoietin isoform X2, producing MLQNTGRGLLALLLMVLEWTCPSLPSPLRPICDLRVLNHFIKEAQDAEAAMKSCRDGCTLSQSVSIPQTRVDFDVWEKKNAMEKAQEVQCGLWLLQQGLSLLRSSVTNAALHGHIDNLVRNVLSIKAVLRSLNIPEYTPPASSAGLESTWRASTAADLLQVHVNFLRGKVRLLLTDAKACQQDVS
- the pop7 gene encoding ribonuclease P protein subunit p20, which produces MTEPRNSGMSSLPAVAPVKPSDSPCAVDIDPVEYTLRKRLPRKLPKRRNDVYVNMKTDFRAQLARCQKLLDGGSGHREICVHGLGLAINRAINIALQLQASSQGALQLAANTSTVELVDDLEPEDPDEAAEPMTRTRNNSAIHIKVFYPDPQ